GATCCTCTTCACCTGCACCGCCAGCGATCCGTCCGAACCGCTCACCGAGGACTTACTGGAGAAACACGGCATCGTTTCCGTCCGGAAACTGCTCGCCGGTCGAGAGAACTACCACATCAGAGTTGTCGGTACGGACACGAAGGACGTGTCGAACATCGCGAACTCGATTCGAGAGTGCGGCCTCGAGATCGTTCGATCGGACGTGCTCGACGACGAGTACGTCCAGCCGTTCGATCACTTCGGCAAGGACGTCCCCTCGAGAGAGGGGTGAGAAACGGTCGCCCCGCAATTTCGATCCGTTTTCTGTGGAATAAGCAGCGTTCAGCGGTAAAATCCAGGCCTCCCAGAACCGGTGACGGGATTTATACGTATCCGCCGGCTTCCTAACAGTGATGGAAACCGTTACACCCACGCAATCAGTCTCCTCCAATTCGCCCGTCACGACCGTCGTCGAACTCGTCGCCGACCGGGAAGGAACGGATCCAATGGAGTTGCAGCCGCCGCTTTACGACGTGATCGATCCCGAGGCGCTAAACGCGCTCTTCGCGCCGACCAGTCGCGGTCAATCGCGCGAATCCGGCCAGGTTTCGTTCAGGTACCTGGGATACGACGTCACCGTCCGGGCGGACGGAGACGTTTCCATAAGTAACGACACCGAACGATAGCGGTTACGAGGGGTAGTGGTCGTCGGACCCGGTTTCGTTGTTCTCATTTCTCGCACGCCCACAGCGGTGAGCGAGCCGTCCGGTGGCCCAGGTGTTTCTCGGCTCGGCGCTCGCTAGCTATCCCGACCGATCCCGACGCTACCGGACGAACCGCTTACGAACGGCGTGGCCCGCCCGCGCTCTGGACGCGCCAGCTTCCCTCGATGCCGCAGGCCTCCCGGACCTCGTAGTCGATTTCGGTCTCCGTCCCTAGCCGCGACCCTCCCTCGACGGACTCGACGCGCAGGGGGACGTCGAGGGTGTTCCCACAGCAGCCGACGCCGACGAACTCCTCCCAGACGTCGCCCGGTTCGACCCGCTCGCGAGTCTTGCGAAGGAAGGCTCGAAATGCAGGCTTCTCGACCTGAAACCGCCCCCAGTTCGAGAGGTCCTCGGGATACGAGAGGACGAGACGAGCGGCCGT
This region of Natronosalvus halobius genomic DNA includes:
- a CDS encoding Lrp/AsnC family transcriptional regulator, which encodes MGGRQSTLDDVDRGILHMLQMDARNNRAREIGEDVGVSASTVRNRIEALEDEGVIRGYVPKIDYEQAGYQLSILFTCTASDPSEPLTEDLLEKHGIVSVRKLLAGRENYHIRVVGTDTKDVSNIANSIRECGLEIVRSDVLDDEYVQPFDHFGKDVPSREG
- a CDS encoding HalOD1 output domain-containing protein; translated protein: METVTPTQSVSSNSPVTTVVELVADREGTDPMELQPPLYDVIDPEALNALFAPTSRGQSRESGQVSFRYLGYDVTVRADGDVSISNDTER